The genomic segment gttgctctccaccttgtatTTTTGAGATACAATCTTTTACTGAACCTGAGCTCATCAGTATGGCCAGGCTGCCTTGTCAGTGGGCTCCTGGGGTCTACCTGTCTCCATCTACCCTGGGACTACAGATGCTATGCCCAGCtttgatatgggtgctgaggatctgaacagGTCTTCCTGTTTCTACAACAGACCCTTTActgactgaatcatctccccagcctccctagCTAAACTCTCACAGAGAAGGCATCttctacagaaaacaaaaagaactaagGTAAACAGATGAGATGATGGGCACAGATTTACACAGTAAGGAGCCACTGGCTGGAGTGGACGGGAGGAAGAGCCCCACCACCAAGCTTCCTTTGGTACCAAACTGTCGAGTGCACCACCCTGTCCAAGGCTCTCTACCCTAGACTCAGGCTTTTCTTAGAGGCTTGGCAAGGCCCTGAGTCCCAGAGTCTGCCTGGATGAACAGGGTCATGAGTCAGCAGTCTCTAGCATGGCTTCAACAGGCTAAAAGACGTGGTAGAGTAGCCACGGAATGCGACACTCAGGAGCCCGATGCCTGGTCTTTGGTCTGGTCTGTCTTCTGCTCTGAGAGCTATCTAAACTGGCATCCTGCTGCTTGAGCATGATGGTGGGCAGGGATGCTCAGACACTGGGGCTATCGGGTTgtagcctgtttttttttaatttgtttgtttttgtttagtagTACTAGGCTTTGAATCAGGGCTTTATGCAtagacactctaccactgagctaaactccCAGCTCTTCCCTGCCTCTTCTAAAACAAGGTCTCTGTGAgcagtccagactggcctcaaactggtgaTCTTGATTCAGTCTTCCTGAGTGCAGAGGTGCAAGGCATGCACTATTATGCCTAGCTTCTagccactgttttgttttgttcttgaggcaaggtctcacgtAGCTGGCAtctaactcctgatcctcctgcctctacctcccaagtgctgggattataggtgtgtgccaacagGCTGGACTTAGATGCTTTCTATTCCACATGTATTGGACATTTTGGAGAAACTGATCCTGAAAAATGCAGTCTTTAGGTTATTTTCTGTCAAGTGGACAAGACAGACAATCACAAGTAAACACATgcgccggacggtggtggcgcacgcctttaatcccagtactcgggaggcagagccaggcggatctctgtgagttcgaggccagcctgggctaccaagtgagttccaggaaaggcacaaagctatacagagaaaccctgtctcgaaaaaccaaaaaaaaaaaaaaaaaaaaaaaaaaaaaccaaaaaaaaaaaaaaaaacaagtaaacacatGCAGTTGGTTTCCCAGTGctctgttctcttcttctgcAGGAAAACTCAGCTTGAAGTAATGATGTTATTGGTAATATGGATGTGAACTGTGTGCCCATCCTGGCTGGTGCCACAACATTTGGAATGTGGCTGGAAGTGAGATTAATCTTAATCTTATGTTGCTCCTGATAAATCATGAATGCATACCTGAAATTCCATTGGGGATCTGTTCCTAGGAGTAACcattattctttccttccttccttccttttttccccctctctttttgATCTTGTTTAAAATTCCAGTCCTTGGTGATGGCAATGGGGATTGTCCACTGTACTCATAACCTGACCATACTGGGCAGGGCGATAGGGCTGCTCAAAGGCCCTGCCTGGACTTTAAGGGTTGCTCCCTGATGGGTACTACAAGACAATCCAGAAATAAAAGTCTTCATCACTCTGCCTCTGACTCATCCCAGCTCTGCCTGCAGAAGTGGGAGCCCAAAAGAGATAGGGGGAATGCAGAATCCAGACCAGCCTCACCGTGGTAGCTCGAGGTTACTTGCAGGACCCTGCAGGGCCTGCTGCATCAGATCTGCCCCTCCTTTGTGGATTCTTCTGGGATGGTCATGCTTTACCTTAGTGTCAACTCTGGCTGCTCACAGACTGAGCTCAGGTGGTAATGTCTGGCAGCAGGTGCCCTTACTCATAGGAACATCTCATGGGTGCTCAAGGTTCTTAAAACTCACTCAACCCTCCTTTGCTACTCTTCTGTAAGCTTATCTGCTCTCTTGCCCAGAATCAAACGTGACATTCTATCTGGGGCCAGGAGACGGAAACAGAAATCAGTCACACCAGAGGGTCTGTGAGCAGGACAAGCATGTTCCCTGTGATAACTAGAGCACTGCCTCGGGCATGACCAGGCtacccagctagtgcagtgtacaAGAATCTGCAGgcttccttccttgtttccttccttcctctgagaTCCTCCCTCACTGTCTTACCTGGGGGCAGGTAataaagcaggaggagggagatggatgGACAGGGAGGGCGGGGAGACACGTGGTGCCATAAAGCCTAGCTAGAGAGGGCCTGTCCAGAGAGTGTCCAGCCAGCAAGCGCCAAACAGTCAGAGTAGACCAGCAGCCCTTTGGACCCGAAGCTGAAGCTGCAGGACCAGGGCTTAGGCCATGCTCCGAGGCACGCCAGGACTAGGCCTCAGAGGCCTGAAACGAAGTGAGGGTTCTGTGGAGGACTTGGGGCGCTCTTGCCCCGAGGCTGGCAGGAATTTTGGAGTGTTGAGGCGCAGCCTGGACGAGGCAGAGGAGGCGGCAGGCAGAAGGCACGAGCGGCCGGCACGGTCCAAGGCTCGGCGCATGGCGGCCAACGTGCGGGAGCGCAAGCGCATCCTGGATTACAACGAGGCGTTCAACGCGCTGCGCCGGGCGCTGCAGCACGACCTGGGCGGCAAGAGGCTCTCCAAGATCGCCACGCTGCGCAGAGCCATCCACCGCATCACTGCGCTCTCCCTGGTGCTGCGCGCCAGCCCGGCACCCCGCTGGCCCTGCGGCCACCTGGAGTGTCACGGCCAAGCTGCTCACGACTCAGGTGCCGGGGACTCCGGCTTCAGTGCTCCGCGGTCCGCGCCGCCGCCCGCAGCGCCTGGCCTCGCGCGCAGGGACGTCACCAGCTCCTTCGTGCCGCCTGCACCGCGCTGCGCTTCGTGCTCCCCGCACGCGCACTTGGGGCGGCCCAGGGTGATGGCCGAAGGGCCCACTTTGGCCCAGGCCTCCAGCGGAAGCTGGCGCCGATGTCCCGGGGCTCCCCCTGTTGGACCGATTTCGTGGCGGTGGGGCTCCGGGATGGGCTACCAGCACTCCTGACCCGGCGGCCACCGAGAGGGAAACCAGGTTGGTGGAATAATGACTGCAAAAGAGAAGACTGCAAAAGTCATCCTGGACACAGCAAAACTGAATGGATTGGGACTTGAGTGGCAGAGGAGGCTGCCTTACCAGTGGGAAGGAACTCTGGGAACCGGGGCAGCCTCCCAGCCTTGGTTGCTGAAAAAGGAGTGAGATCTTAGGTTTGGACTTGGTCAACCTTTTCTTCCTGGAAAATGGCCTTTGCTTTCCTGTGCTTCTGAGCCCTTGTTTCTCTTGCCGCATTTGGACAGCGGGACTTGTGGGGTTTTGTGGGTAGACAGCTGCTGTGATCTGAGGGCACATGCTGTGGCCCTCTTACCATGTTTGGGGGGCTGCTGATCTGAGAGGTCCGGAAAATGAccaaataaaaagggaaagtgtCTTGTCCATCTGCTACCAGGACTCCACTGAGTTCAGTGACTTAGTGTGACAGGAAAGCCTCGGAATCTGGGGATTACTTTGGAAGGGTGGGTAGGAGCTACAGCCCCCCCAGGCATCCGCGCACTGGTTTATAGCAAGACCCTGGGAATGGCTGGACCCGGGGAAAGAGACATCTAGAGAAATTCCTCCCTGTAGTCTCCCATCAGAGGCTAAGGTCATTCATTGTCAGCCTTACCTGTGAGCCTCCCGGCAGGACTGCTGTCTGGAGAGCCTCATCCAGGCTGCCTTGAGAAGAGTCAAGGGCAAGGTCAGGGGTTCAGGGTCAGGGACCCAGAGTGACAGGCAGAGCTCTCAGCCAATAGAGCGCCAGGGCTTCTGTAGCGAGGTAGACTAGTAATCCAGAAGGGTTTTGAGGAGCGGGTTGGGGGAAGAGCGGTCTTAGGCCAAGGCCAAGGGCGGTGCATGAGCACCTTTCCCTGAGAACGATGGAGAACTGGCCAGCTATAGGATGGGTTCCTGCTGGGGGTGCTAACGTGGCAGGCACTGTTTGCTGGGCCGTTGCCACCTCTGGATGGAGGCTGCACAGATGCCACAGGCACAGACTCAGGAGAATGAGGGTTTCTCAGCACAGTCGAGGTGAAGTTCATGGCCACAACTGAAGCTATCTGCTTTCTGTGACATCCTGTCTCCAGTCAGAGCCTTAAGGCTCCTGTTTTCAGCCAAGGTTGTGAGCCAGTCCGCAGGAAGGCTTCTGCTCTGGGTCTAGACAGGAGCAAAGTATGAGACTAGAGCTTCGGTCCTGTCCCTAAGTAGATGGACGCTGGAAAGAAAGAACCTGGGCCTGCCTGGGATCGACCTCCCTGCTCCTTCATCTCTGATGTGGACAGTGACACCACCTCAGGGAGGCTGAGATAGTTTCCGGCGGTTGTTTATAAACTGTTACTGTTCAGTACTACAATTCTATGTTTGGGAGGCCCAGACAACGCTTTACCCATGTTTTACCTTCAGGGACTTTTTCAATGGAAATAAGATAAATAACTAGCAAATCCTATTTTCCTAAATTCTAAGATAATAAGATTTTTCTCACCCAATCGCATTCTTCACCTAAGGGCAGCGTTGGCACCCCCCTACGGGTAGAACTAGGGTATGCAGCACAGAGATGAGCCACCTTGAGTGAATCGCCTAAGCTCTTTGTATAATGGGCTACAGTCAGTTGTGACATCACGAGCTGCAGTACAGAGCAAACGAGTCACACGTTTTTAAAGCACCTGGCAGAGTGTCT from the Peromyscus eremicus chromosome 8a, PerEre_H2_v1, whole genome shotgun sequence genome contains:
- the Bhlha9 gene encoding class A basic helix-loop-helix protein 9 produces the protein MLRGTPGLGLRGLKRSEGSVEDLGRSCPEAGRNFGVLRRSLDEAEEAAGRRHERPARSKARRMAANVRERKRILDYNEAFNALRRALQHDLGGKRLSKIATLRRAIHRITALSLVLRASPAPRWPCGHLECHGQAAHDSGAGDSGFSAPRSAPPPAAPGLARRDVTSSFVPPAPRCASCSPHAHLGRPRVMAEGPTLAQASSGSWRRCPGAPPVGPISWRWGSGMGYQHS